Proteins co-encoded in one Marmota flaviventris isolate mMarFla1 chromosome 9, mMarFla1.hap1, whole genome shotgun sequence genomic window:
- the Trpm5 gene encoding transient receptor potential cation channel subfamily M member 5 isoform X4 encodes MAQENTPIHYPADDGGSQSPLCALDSNLSHFILVEPDTPGKGDGLAELRLRLEKHISQQRTSYGGTSSIEIPVLCLLVNGDPSILEVAEKQFREKFPSEHFSWEAIVHWTKLLQNITSHPHLLTVYDFEQEGSEDLDTVILKALVKACKSHSQEAQDYLDELKLAVAWDRVDIAKSEIFSGDVEWKSCDLEEVMMDALVSNKPEFVRLFVDSGANMADFLTYGRLQQLYRSVSPKSLLFDLLQRKHEEGRLTLAGLGAQHSRDLPAGPPTFSLHEVSRVLKDFLHDACRGFYQDSRAAGRRKAERGPAKRPTGQKWLLDLNQKSEDPWRDLFLWAVLQNRHEMANYFWAMGQEGVAAALAACKILKEMSHLETEAEVARTMREAKYEQLALDLFSECYSNSEDRAFALLVRRNHSWSRTTCLHLATEADAKAFFAHDGVQAFLTKIWWGDMAAGTPILRLLGAFTCPALIYTNLITFSKETPLRTGLEDLQELDSLDTERSLLCGSGSRSGAEGAGVEEPVETPRGAGDRGPQAAFLLTRWRKFWGAPVTVFLGNVVMYFAFLFLFTYVLLVDFRPPPRGPSGPEITLYFWVFTLVLEEIRQGFFTDEDTHLVKKFTLYVEDNWNKCDMVAIFLFTVGVTCRMLTSLFEAGRTILAIDFMVFTLRLIHIFAIHKQLGPKIIIVERMMKDVFFFLFFLSVWLVAYGVTTQALLHPHDGRLEWIFRRVLYRPYLQIFGQIPLDEIDEARVNCSVHPLLLEDSPSCPNLYANWLVILLLVTFLLVTNVLLMNLLIAMFSYTFQVVQGNADMFWKFQRYHLIVEYHGRPALAPPFILLSHLSLVLKRVFRKAAPQKQEHLERDLPDPLDQKIVTWETVQKENFLSNMERRKRDSEGEVLRKTAHRVDSVAKYLGGLREQEKRIRCLESQVNYCTLLLSSMADVLAPGSNYWSKCTAGCEVGLGSSSPATWAGCRAHGPLDALYHPTQSGGHWPPWLATTPGMLQGPGHWHPQMSDTP; translated from the exons ATGGCACAGGAGAACACCCCCATCCACTACCCAGCCGACGATGGGGGCAGCCAGAGCCCCCTCTGCGCCCTGGACAGCAACCTCTCTCACTTCATCCTGGTGGAGCCGGACACCCCAGGGAAGGGGGACGGGTTGGCAGAACTGcggctgaggctggagaagcaCATCTCGCAGCAGAGGACCAGCTATGGGG GCACTAGTAGCATCGAGATCCCTGTCCTTTGCCTGCTGGTCAATGGTGACCCCAGCATCCTGGAG GTGGCTGAGAAGCAGTTTAGAGAGAAGTTCCCCAGTGAGCATTTCTCCTGGGAGGCCATCGTGCACTGGACCAAGCTG CTACAGAACATCACCTCTCACCCGCACCTGCTTACCGTGTACGACTTCGAGCAGGAAGGCTCTGAGGACCTGGACACCGTCATCCTCAAAGCACTGGTGAAAG CCTGCAAGAGCCACAGCCAAGAGGCCCAGGACTACCTGGATGAGCTCAAGCTGGCCGTGGCCTGGGACCGCGTGGACATCGCCAAGAGTGAGATCTTCAGTGGGGACGTGGAGTGGAAG TCCTGCGACCTGGAGGAGGTGATGATGGATGCCCTGGTGAGCAACAAGCCCGAGTTCGTGCGCCTCTTTGTGGACAGCGGTGCCAACATGGCCGACTTCCTGACGTATGGGCGGCTGCAGCAGCTCTACCGctctgtgtcccccaaaagcctgCTCTTTGACCTGCTGCAGCGTAAGCATGAGGAGGGCCGGCTGACGCTGGCTGGCCTGGGTGCCCAGCACTCCCGGGACCTGCCTGCAGGGCCACCCACCTTCTCCCTGCACGAGGTCTCCCGTGTGCTCAAGGACTTCCTGCATGATGCCTGCCGCGGCTTCTACCAGGACAGCCGGGCGGCCGGCCGGAGGAAGGCG GAGAGGGGGCCGGCCAAGAGGCCCACCGGCCAGAAGTGGCTGCTGGACCTCAACCAGAAAAGCGAGGACCCCTGGAGGGACCTGTTCCTATGGGCTGTGTTGCAGAACCGCCACGAGATGGCCAATTACTTCTGGGCCATG GGCCAGGAGGGTGTGGCAGCAGCCCTGGCCGCCTGTAAAATCCTCAAAGAAATGTCCCAcctggagacagaggcagaggtggCCCGCACCATGCGTGAGGCCAAGTACGAGCAGCTGGCCCTGG ACCTCTTCTCCGAGTGCTACAGCAACAGTGAGGACCGGGCCTTCGCCCTGCTGGTGCGCCGCAACCACAGCTGGAGCCGGACCACCTGCCTGCACCTGGCCACCGAGGCGGACGCCAAGGCCTTCTTTGCCCATGACGGCGTGCAG GCGTTCCTGACCAAGATCTGGTGGGGGGACATGGCTGCAGGCACACCCATCCTGCGGCTGCTGGGCGCCTTCACCTGCCCTGCCCTCATTTACACCAACCTCATCACCTTCAG TAAGGAAACCCCTCTGAGGACGGGCCTGGAGGACCTGCAGGAGCTGGACAGCCTGGACACAGAGAGGAGCCTGCTGTGTGGCTCGGGCAGCCGGTCAGGGGCTGAGGGAGCTGG GGTGGAGGAGCCAGTGGAGACACCAAGGGGTGCAGGTGACCGAGGCCCGCAGGCTGCCTTCCTGCTCACACGCTGGCGGAAGTTCTGGGGGGCACCGGTGACTGTGTTCCTGGGGAACGTGGTCATGTACTTcgccttcctcttccttttcaccTACGTCCTGCTGGTGGACTTCAGGCCGCCTCCCCGGGGGCCGTCTGGGCCCGAGATCACCCTCTACTTCTGGGTCTTCACACTGGTGTTGGAGGAAATCCGGCAG GGCTTCTTTACCGATGAGGACACACACTTGGTAAAGAAGTTCACTCTGTACGTGGAGGACAACTGGAACAAGTGTGACATGGTAGCCATCTTCCTGTTCACCGTCGGTGTCACCTGCAG GATGCTAACCTCCTTATTTGAGGCCGGCCGGACCATCCTTGCCATCGACTTCATGGTATTCACGCTTCGGCTCATCCACATCTTTGCCATCCATAAGCAATTGGGCCCCAAGATCATCATTGTGGAGAGAATG ATGAAGgatgtcttcttcttcctcttcttcctgagTGTGTGGCTCGTGGCCTACGGTGTGACCACCCAAGCGCTGCTACACCCCCATGACGGCCGCCTGGAGTGGATCTTCCGCCGCGTGCTCTACCGGCCCTACCTGCAGATTTTTGGGCAGATCCCCCTGGATGAGATTGACG AAGCTCGTGTGAATTGTTCCGTCCACCCCCTGCTGCTGGAGGACTCgccctcctgccccaacctctATGCCAACTGGCTGGTCATCCTCCTGCTGGTCACCTTCCTGCTGGTCACCAACGTGCTGCTTATGAACCTGCTCATCGCCATGTTCAG CTACACGTTCCAGGTGGTGCAGGGAAACGCCGACATGTTCTGGAAGTTCCAGCGCTACCACCTCATCGTGGAATACCACGGGCGCCCGGCCCTGGCCCCACCCTTCATcctcctcagccacctgagcctgGTGCTCAAGCGCGTCTTCAGGAAGGCAGCCCCACAAAAGCAGGAACACCTGG AGCGAGACCTGCCGGACCCCCTGGACCAGAAGATCGTCACCTGGGAGACTGTTCAGAAGGAGAACTTCCTGAGCAAcatggagaggaggaagagggacagTGAGGGGGAGGTGCTGCGGAAAACCGCCCACAG AGTGGACTCTGTTGCCAAGTACCTCGGGGGGCTGAGAGAGCAAGAAAAGCGGATCCGGTGTCTGGAATCACAG GTCAACTACTGCACGCTGCTCCTGTCCTCCATGGCTGATGTGCTAGCCCCAGGCAGCAACTACTGGAGTAAGTGCACAGCTGGCTGTGAAGTGGGCCTGggctcctcctccccagccacgTGGGCAGGCTGCAGGGCCCACGGGCCTCTTGATGCACTCTACCACCCCACTCAGTCTGGAGGCCACTGGCCCCCTTGGCTGGCCACTACTCCTGGGATGCTGCAAGGTCCAGGGCATTGGCACCCTCAGATGTCAGATACACCCTGA
- the Trpm5 gene encoding transient receptor potential cation channel subfamily M member 5 isoform X5 has product MAQENTPIHYPADDGGSQSPLCALDSNLSHFILVEPDTPGKGDGLAELRLRLEKHISQQRTSYGGTSSIEIPVLCLLVNGDPSILERISRAVEHAAPWLILAGSGGIADVLAALVSQPHLLVPQVAEKQFREKFPSEHFSWEAIVHWTKLLQNITSHPHLLTVYDFEQEGSEDLDTVILKALVKACKSHSQEAQDYLDELKLAVAWDRVDIAKSEIFSGDVEWKSCDLEEVMMDALVSNKPEFVRLFVDSGANMADFLTYGRLQQLYRSVSPKSLLFDLLQRKHEEGRLTLAGLGAQHSRDLPAGPPTFSLHEVSRVLKDFLHDACRGFYQDSRAAGRRKAERGPAKRPTGQKWLLDLNQKSEDPWRDLFLWAVLQNRHEMANYFWAMGQEGVAAALAACKILKEMSHLETEAEVARTMREAKYEQLALDLFSECYSNSEDRAFALLVRRNHSWSRTTCLHLATEADAKAFFAHDGVQAFLTKIWWGDMAAGTPILRLLGAFTCPALIYTNLITFRVEEPVETPRGAGDRGPQAAFLLTRWRKFWGAPVTVFLGNVVMYFAFLFLFTYVLLVDFRPPPRGPSGPEITLYFWVFTLVLEEIRQGFFTDEDTHLVKKFTLYVEDNWNKCDMVAIFLFTVGVTCRMLTSLFEAGRTILAIDFMVFTLRLIHIFAIHKQLGPKIIIVERMMKDVFFFLFFLSVWLVAYGVTTQALLHPHDGRLEWIFRRVLYRPYLQIFGQIPLDEIDEARVNCSVHPLLLEDSPSCPNLYANWLVILLLVTFLLVTNVLLMNLLIAMFSYTFQVVQGNADMFWKFQRYHLIVEYHGRPALAPPFILLSHLSLVLKRVFRKAAPQKQEHLERDLPDPLDQKIVTWETVQKENFLSNMERRKRDSEGEVLRKTAHRVDSVAKYLGGLREQEKRIRCLESQVNYCTLLLSSMADVLAPGSNYWSKCTAGCEVGLGSSSPATWAGCRAHGPLDALYHPTQSGGHWPPWLATTPGMLQGPGHWHPQMSDTP; this is encoded by the exons ATGGCACAGGAGAACACCCCCATCCACTACCCAGCCGACGATGGGGGCAGCCAGAGCCCCCTCTGCGCCCTGGACAGCAACCTCTCTCACTTCATCCTGGTGGAGCCGGACACCCCAGGGAAGGGGGACGGGTTGGCAGAACTGcggctgaggctggagaagcaCATCTCGCAGCAGAGGACCAGCTATGGGG GCACTAGTAGCATCGAGATCCCTGTCCTTTGCCTGCTGGTCAATGGTGACCCCAGCATCCTGGAG AGGATTTCCAGGGCTGTGGAGCATGCTGCCCCCTGGCTGATCCTGGCAGGCTCAGGTGGCATCGCCGACGTGCTTGCTGCCCTGGTGAGCCAGCCCCACCTCCTGGTACCCCAGGTGGCTGAGAAGCAGTTTAGAGAGAAGTTCCCCAGTGAGCATTTCTCCTGGGAGGCCATCGTGCACTGGACCAAGCTG CTACAGAACATCACCTCTCACCCGCACCTGCTTACCGTGTACGACTTCGAGCAGGAAGGCTCTGAGGACCTGGACACCGTCATCCTCAAAGCACTGGTGAAAG CCTGCAAGAGCCACAGCCAAGAGGCCCAGGACTACCTGGATGAGCTCAAGCTGGCCGTGGCCTGGGACCGCGTGGACATCGCCAAGAGTGAGATCTTCAGTGGGGACGTGGAGTGGAAG TCCTGCGACCTGGAGGAGGTGATGATGGATGCCCTGGTGAGCAACAAGCCCGAGTTCGTGCGCCTCTTTGTGGACAGCGGTGCCAACATGGCCGACTTCCTGACGTATGGGCGGCTGCAGCAGCTCTACCGctctgtgtcccccaaaagcctgCTCTTTGACCTGCTGCAGCGTAAGCATGAGGAGGGCCGGCTGACGCTGGCTGGCCTGGGTGCCCAGCACTCCCGGGACCTGCCTGCAGGGCCACCCACCTTCTCCCTGCACGAGGTCTCCCGTGTGCTCAAGGACTTCCTGCATGATGCCTGCCGCGGCTTCTACCAGGACAGCCGGGCGGCCGGCCGGAGGAAGGCG GAGAGGGGGCCGGCCAAGAGGCCCACCGGCCAGAAGTGGCTGCTGGACCTCAACCAGAAAAGCGAGGACCCCTGGAGGGACCTGTTCCTATGGGCTGTGTTGCAGAACCGCCACGAGATGGCCAATTACTTCTGGGCCATG GGCCAGGAGGGTGTGGCAGCAGCCCTGGCCGCCTGTAAAATCCTCAAAGAAATGTCCCAcctggagacagaggcagaggtggCCCGCACCATGCGTGAGGCCAAGTACGAGCAGCTGGCCCTGG ACCTCTTCTCCGAGTGCTACAGCAACAGTGAGGACCGGGCCTTCGCCCTGCTGGTGCGCCGCAACCACAGCTGGAGCCGGACCACCTGCCTGCACCTGGCCACCGAGGCGGACGCCAAGGCCTTCTTTGCCCATGACGGCGTGCAG GCGTTCCTGACCAAGATCTGGTGGGGGGACATGGCTGCAGGCACACCCATCCTGCGGCTGCTGGGCGCCTTCACCTGCCCTGCCCTCATTTACACCAACCTCATCACCTTCAG GGTGGAGGAGCCAGTGGAGACACCAAGGGGTGCAGGTGACCGAGGCCCGCAGGCTGCCTTCCTGCTCACACGCTGGCGGAAGTTCTGGGGGGCACCGGTGACTGTGTTCCTGGGGAACGTGGTCATGTACTTcgccttcctcttccttttcaccTACGTCCTGCTGGTGGACTTCAGGCCGCCTCCCCGGGGGCCGTCTGGGCCCGAGATCACCCTCTACTTCTGGGTCTTCACACTGGTGTTGGAGGAAATCCGGCAG GGCTTCTTTACCGATGAGGACACACACTTGGTAAAGAAGTTCACTCTGTACGTGGAGGACAACTGGAACAAGTGTGACATGGTAGCCATCTTCCTGTTCACCGTCGGTGTCACCTGCAG GATGCTAACCTCCTTATTTGAGGCCGGCCGGACCATCCTTGCCATCGACTTCATGGTATTCACGCTTCGGCTCATCCACATCTTTGCCATCCATAAGCAATTGGGCCCCAAGATCATCATTGTGGAGAGAATG ATGAAGgatgtcttcttcttcctcttcttcctgagTGTGTGGCTCGTGGCCTACGGTGTGACCACCCAAGCGCTGCTACACCCCCATGACGGCCGCCTGGAGTGGATCTTCCGCCGCGTGCTCTACCGGCCCTACCTGCAGATTTTTGGGCAGATCCCCCTGGATGAGATTGACG AAGCTCGTGTGAATTGTTCCGTCCACCCCCTGCTGCTGGAGGACTCgccctcctgccccaacctctATGCCAACTGGCTGGTCATCCTCCTGCTGGTCACCTTCCTGCTGGTCACCAACGTGCTGCTTATGAACCTGCTCATCGCCATGTTCAG CTACACGTTCCAGGTGGTGCAGGGAAACGCCGACATGTTCTGGAAGTTCCAGCGCTACCACCTCATCGTGGAATACCACGGGCGCCCGGCCCTGGCCCCACCCTTCATcctcctcagccacctgagcctgGTGCTCAAGCGCGTCTTCAGGAAGGCAGCCCCACAAAAGCAGGAACACCTGG AGCGAGACCTGCCGGACCCCCTGGACCAGAAGATCGTCACCTGGGAGACTGTTCAGAAGGAGAACTTCCTGAGCAAcatggagaggaggaagagggacagTGAGGGGGAGGTGCTGCGGAAAACCGCCCACAG AGTGGACTCTGTTGCCAAGTACCTCGGGGGGCTGAGAGAGCAAGAAAAGCGGATCCGGTGTCTGGAATCACAG GTCAACTACTGCACGCTGCTCCTGTCCTCCATGGCTGATGTGCTAGCCCCAGGCAGCAACTACTGGAGTAAGTGCACAGCTGGCTGTGAAGTGGGCCTGggctcctcctccccagccacgTGGGCAGGCTGCAGGGCCCACGGGCCTCTTGATGCACTCTACCACCCCACTCAGTCTGGAGGCCACTGGCCCCCTTGGCTGGCCACTACTCCTGGGATGCTGCAAGGTCCAGGGCATTGGCACCCTCAGATGTCAGATACACCCTGA